The Bacillota bacterium nucleotide sequence GTCACCCATACTATTTAGTTCTGCCAGCTTGCTATCAATAGTATCTCTAATTCTTTGGGTATCTTGTTCATACATCTGAACCATTTCCCTTTTATTATTTTGAAGTGTTTCTTTAATAAAAATGCTACAAAAAACTATAGTTGGAATTATAAGGATAACAGTGTAGGATATTAATGTTTTTCTGTATGTATAACTTTTTAATAAATGCGAGCTCAAATTTGATTCACCCTTTCTGTTATACCCATAGAGTTTGCAAATCTTAAGTTAAGCTTTTATTAATACTTTGCTGGCACAAGGTGTCAATTTTTAGTACCAGTCCTTTTTATAATTCCATAATTATAATACCATAATTTATAATATCATAACAAACAATTTCTCAAAATATAGTTATATAGGTGCTGGCAAAGATTTTTTAATTCTTTGCCAGCTTTTTATTTTAATCAATATTCTTAATTAATTATTTAATACTACAATATCTATCATAAAGCTCTTGGTCAATCTGAATTAACTTGTCAAGTCCAAGTTCCTTTAATTCTTTCATATATTTGTCCCAATTATCAAGAGATGCCTGACCTAATATTAATTTTGTAGCGAGTTCACTTGAATAAGTTGTTAAATTATTTATTATTTTTGTCTTTTCTTCTAATTGTTCGTCTGTTGGCATTGCTAAGAAATTGTCATTAAAGTTGGAATAGTATGGTTTATATTTCATAGCTTCTAATTGATAATCTGCTTTATACTTTGGTATGTTTACAAGTTCTCTCTCAATATTATCAAGCTGAACTCTAGGGAACACAATATCACCATAAACAGTCTTGCCAAGTGTTTCACGTTTATTTGCTTGTTCTTCCCAAGACTTTGTTGCAGCACCAATAAGTAGTTTTACACCATTTTCCTCTTTATATGTTACTCCTTCAATTCCCCATTGACATAGGGTTGCATATTCATCACTATATACCACATCAAAAAATGCAATTGCTGCTTGAGGATTTTTACAAGCTTTTGTAATTGCATATTTTTGCCATACCAAGTTAGGTGGTTCTACTTGAGTTGCTGGAGTTATCCCATCAACTGCTTTTAAAGGCATTAATGGAAGATATTCTGCCTTTTCTTGTTTTACAAGAGGCTCTAACGTTTGAATTATCCCGTATGTGTAAATTGATGCTACCCTGTTTTGAGCAACCGCGTCACCACCACCTTTTGTAATCAGGTCAACATCTATTATACCAGCTTCCACAAATCTTCTCATATATTTAAAATATTCTTTTATTCCTGGCTGATACCACGGTGAAACTACTTTATTGGTTTCAAAATCAATAGCTGTTATACCAGTGCCAAGCCCGAACCATTGAGGAATTGCATAATTAAATAACCCTAGATTATAAGCTAAAATTTCATCGGCTTTTCCATTCCCATTTGCATCTCTATCACGCATTTCTTTAAGAACATTAAAATATTCTTCTGCAGTAGTAGGCACTGAAAGTCCTAGTTTTTCGAGCCAATCTTTTCTTATAAGCATAGTCAAATTAACTGGTGCAGGTTCAGTTACTTTATATGTTTTTAAATGTAAACTACTAAACCAATACATTTTACC carries:
- a CDS encoding extracellular solute-binding protein; the encoded protein is MVMSFLSACTINTAKKESSDATEKKTANETATKDLTTKSKEPMKLKILGPSGANKFVKFEEREEYPVWHETEKLFKAANLELEFEIVPREQYQVVLQTLMASASDLPDIANLTALNNTTALNLAKQGIILELNSLIDKYSNGNIKRMYKEVFPFAPKLITAPDGKMYWFSSLHLKTYKVTEPAPVNLTMLIRKDWLEKLGLSVPTTAEEYFNVLKEMRDRDANGNGKADEILAYNLGLFNYAIPQWFGLGTGITAIDFETNKVVSPWYQPGIKEYFKYMRRFVEAGIIDVDLITKGGGDAVAQNRVASIYTYGIIQTLEPLVKQEKAEYLPLMPLKAVDGITPATQVEPPNLVWQKYAITKACKNPQAAIAFFDVVYSDEYATLCQWGIEGVTYKEENGVKLLIGAATKSWEEQANKRETLGKTVYGDIVFPRVQLDNIERELVNIPKYKADYQLEAMKYKPYYSNFNDNFLAMPTDEQLEEKTKIINNLTTYSSELATKLILGQASLDNWDKYMKELKELGLDKLIQIDQELYDRYCSIK